DNA from Mycobacterium bourgelatii:
GGTTCGTAGGTGTGGCCCGTGCGCGTTCCAACGCCATCCATAGGTGCGCCAGTCGCTCGTACCAGCGATCCAGCCCGAAATCGCCTGCGCGGCTGCGGGACGCCGCGCCCAAGCGCGCGCGCAGCGATTCGTCGTTGACCAATTCGGTTAGCGCGTCTGCGATCTGATCGGGACACCCAGGTGCCACTGCCAGACCGGTCACCCGATCGGTGATGGCCGCGCCGATGCTGCCCACCAACGTTGTGATCGGCGCCAGCCCACAAGCCATCGCCTCCAACAGTGCCATCGGTAGACCCTCGTCCCGGCTCGGTAGCACGAAGACGTGTGCGCTGCGCAGCAACTGGTCACGCGCGACCGGTTCGAGCCAGCCCGCAACGTGCATCGTCTCGGTGAGACCGGCCGCTTGGATCGCCGCACGCACCTCGTCCACCTCGCCGTCGCCGGCGAGCGTCACCCGCAGTCGGGCGCGAACGTCCTCGTCGAGCCGTCCGACGGCGGTGATCAGGTCGTAGCTGCCCTTACGCGCTCCCAGCCTACCCAGCGACACCGCGTGCACCCGCTCCACGCCAGATTGGCGCACCGGGAACTGCGGAATCGCGACGGCGTTGTGCAGCACCACGATCCGGTCACTGGGCAGCCCCAGCCGGCTTGCGTACTCGTCGACGTGGCGCTCCCCCAGCACCAACCACTGGTCGGCCGCGAGCAGACGCCGGACGGCTCGTT
Protein-coding regions in this window:
- a CDS encoding glycosyltransferase family 4 protein, which codes for MTPGQRRILVVGPAPAQAASRGGMATVVTLMAAHPDERVSITVMPTYIEGAAWYRLWVGVAGMLRATWQVLSGRADILHVHLAHGGSVMRKALPLAAARWVGVPTVVHAHSYDFGGWFDGLRPTVQRAVRRLLAADQWLVLGERHVDEYASRLGLPSDRIVVLHNAVAIPQFPVRQSGVERVHAVSLGRLGARKGSYDLITAVGRLDEDVRARLRVTLAGDGEVDEVRAAIQAAGLTETMHVAGWLEPVARDQLLRSAHVFVLPSRDEGLPMALLEAMACGLAPITTLVGSIGAAITDRVTGLAVAPGCPDQIADALTELVNDESLRARLGAASRSRAGDFGLDRWYERLAHLWMALERARATPTNQTEGR